From Firmicutes bacterium CAG:345, the proteins below share one genomic window:
- a CDS encoding cation diffusion facilitator family transporter (product inferred by homology to UniProt) — translation MAKLLAKFFIKNYKNVNDPNVCDNYGIVGSFFGIVTNAILVILKLVVGFIFSSMSIISDALNNLADFGNSIVAIIGFKISKKPGDKDHPFGHERVQYISSLIIALVIIVFGVIALVESIHSIIGHIGNFNYDIPDNRDLLLLIPLLSVAILIKVIQAFVYKGFYKATNIITFKGLFADSFNDTLSTFGVIISVLIAYFTNINIDAFVGAVISLVVIKSGVSIGYQTSKVLIGEKPDKDIIDKFIAIIKQYPSVLGMHDLEMHCYGAHKIYASIHVEVDSRQNIMDIHEIIDDIEKRCDKELGIRTIIHMDPVLVNDEETKEYKEKILKILNSIDPDLSIHDFRVTTHDEKKRLSFDVKMTTYYFSNKDKLKDALEKEIKIKYPNIELKIDYDEPFEDLLTNK, via the coding sequence ATGGCGAAATTATTAGCTAAGTTCTTTATCAAAAATTACAAAAATGTTAATGATCCAAATGTCTGTGATAATTATGGTATTGTCGGTTCTTTTTTTGGTATAGTTACTAACGCTATTTTAGTTATTTTGAAATTGGTTGTTGGATTTATCTTTTCATCTATGTCGATAATTTCAGATGCTTTGAATAATTTAGCAGATTTTGGTAATTCGATAGTGGCGATAATCGGCTTTAAAATTTCAAAAAAACCAGGAGATAAAGATCATCCTTTTGGTCATGAAAGAGTTCAATATATTTCTTCATTGATCATTGCATTGGTTATCATTGTTTTTGGTGTTATTGCGTTAGTTGAATCTATTCATAGTATTATAGGACATATAGGTAATTTTAATTATGATATACCTGATAATAGAGACTTACTTTTATTAATACCTTTATTATCAGTTGCGATTTTAATCAAAGTAATTCAGGCGTTCGTATATAAAGGCTTTTATAAAGCTACAAATATAATTACATTTAAAGGACTTTTTGCAGATTCTTTCAATGATACGCTATCTACTTTTGGAGTAATAATAAGTGTTTTAATTGCTTATTTTACAAATATAAATATTGATGCTTTTGTTGGTGCTGTAATTTCATTAGTTGTCATAAAATCTGGTGTTTCTATTGGTTACCAAACAAGCAAAGTCTTAATAGGAGAAAAACCTGATAAAGATATAATTGATAAATTTATCGCTATCATTAAACAATATCCATCTGTTTTAGGCATGCATGATTTGGAAATGCATTGTTATGGAGCACATAAAATTTATGCTTCTATCCACGTTGAAGTTGATTCTAGACAAAATATTATGGATATACATGAGATAATTGATGATATTGAAAAACGCTGCGATAAAGAATTAGGCATTAGAACTATTATTCATATGGATCCAGTATTAGTTAATGATGAAGAAACTAAAGAATACAAAGAAAAAATTTTAAAGATTTTAAATAGTATAGATCCAGATTTATCAATACATGATTTTCGAGTTACAACTCACGATGAAAAGAAAAGACTTAGTTTTGATGTAAAAATGACAACTTATTATTTTTCTAATAAAGACAAATTAAAAGATGCTTTGGAAAAAGAAATAAAAATTAAGTATCCAAATATTGAATTGAAAATTGATTATGATGAACCTTTCGAAGATTTGCTGACAAATAAATAA
- a CDS encoding unknown (no significant homology to UniProt) translates to MRKIDFLSSGLIISLFLFGCSPSNKVKEYMLNDYQFSAAKDNANDIIRLTMNKDNTYEFCYKKKTSINNFDIKINDKWELICAFTYKWTYNNTSYKDLKMTVKSDVGVFKLNSCYSNNGLQNYLALDDNSYYLWATGEEVNKEYLFSLRKDGYNGQYKEGAIEFRGTRLYPRGYAMAEWGK, encoded by the coding sequence ATGAGAAAAATAGATTTTTTAAGTTCAGGATTAATAATTTCTTTATTCCTTTTTGGTTGTTCTCCTTCAAATAAAGTGAAGGAATATATGCTTAATGATTATCAGTTTAGCGCAGCAAAAGATAATGCAAATGACATAATAAGATTAACAATGAATAAAGATAATACATATGAATTTTGCTATAAAAAGAAAACATCTATTAATAATTTTGATATTAAAATAAATGATAAATGGGAACTTATTTGTGCTTTTACTTACAAATGGACGTATAACAATACTTCTTATAAAGACTTAAAAATGACAGTTAAATCTGATGTTGGGGTTTTTAAATTAAATAGTTGCTATAGTAATAATGGGTTACAGAATTACCTTGCACTAGATGATAATTCTTATTACTTATGGGCAACTGGAGAAGAAGTAAATAAAGAATATTTATTTAGTTTAAGAAAAGATGGTTATAATGGACAATATAAAGAAGGAGCTATAGAGTTTCGTGGTACTAGATTATATCCACGTGGTTATGCTATGGCTGAATGGGGAAAATAA
- a CDS encoding phosphodiesterase MJ0936 family (product inferred by homology to UniProt) has protein sequence MLLDYELTPFVSVKGNCDYLQDYPESRTIKTPIGKLLITHGHLLYKYNLRYLKENEIKIFVTGHTHIHKAYYVDNILFINPGSIDFPRDGIDGTYAVLNISETDIQYKFKTLFDDNVDLL, from the coding sequence TTGCTTCTTGATTATGAATTAACACCTTTTGTTTCCGTTAAAGGAAATTGTGATTATTTGCAAGATTATCCTGAAAGTAGAACAATAAAAACTCCAATTGGAAAATTATTAATTACTCATGGTCATTTACTTTATAAATATAATTTAAGATATCTTAAAGAAAATGAGATTAAAATATTTGTTACAGGACACACCCATATTCATAAAGCATATTATGTTGATAATATTTTATTTATCAATCCTGGATCCATTGATTTTCCCCGCGATGGAATAGATGGAACATATGCTGTTTTAAACATTTCTGAAACCGATATTCAGTATAAATTTAAAACTCTATTTGATGATAATGTCGATCTTTTATAA
- a CDS encoding putative uncharacterized protein (product inferred by homology to UniProt), producing the protein MLILKNIIKEYNVADTKVAALKGINIAFRKNEFVSILGPSGCGKTTTLNIIGGLDKYTNGDLIISNRSTKEFTDRDWDIYRNHRIGFIFQSYNLIPHQTILGNVELALTISGLSKKERVEKAKKALDRVGLKGQYNKKPNQLSGGQCQRVAIARALVNEPEILLADEPTGALDTVTSIQIMDLIQEISKEKLVIMVTHNPDLANKYSTRIIQLLDGKVIEDSNPYSEEEEKKEYQNQTIKEEDIKKEKAKMSLWTAFKLSAQNLFSKRKRTAMVSIAGSIGIIGVSLVLSISGGVKSYISSMQNDMLSGNPIQIAETSYDLSTLVSASNQKQIIDKLEVVDGKVNVNSLIDYLMEMAKLQDNFLISNQINENYIQFIKDMPEEYYAALSFDYGLDLSNNIYTTFTSEDGSVEHLSLSAILETYVALLGNTSFSSLSSSVSAYAPSFEQAPADDEYIMSQYDILEGNLATNKDEVMLVVSKDTELADLLLGGLGYYTQNEFLNIAYKAIEDPHYDSSLNKRQFTYSELLNKEFKLYPNDTIFTKNNNSSTQKVNPFYYSPYSDGFSSYEGLNLKVTGILRPKDNISYGCLTSGIYYNSKLTDYVRENAIKSEICNYLIQNNSEEFISTNTSGVDYGIKYNLHYTLYGKEKTHTAFVGSSNLLSSMMNPSSNIIMKTLSLRDLGGKNIPFSISIYPIDFKLKDNVTNYLNNWNKEGDITLSTGITLTKNDRTDITYTDTIGIIIDLINNMINIISYALISFTALALVVSTVMIGIITYVSVVERIKEIGVIRSLGGRKKDISALFVAETAIIGFTSGAFGVALTYLISLILNICLKPTIGFNIAALPPLQALLMIILSIVLTLISGVLPAKSAARKDPVVALRTE; encoded by the coding sequence ATGTTAATTTTAAAAAATATAATTAAAGAATATAATGTTGCTGATACTAAAGTTGCTGCTCTAAAAGGAATTAATATTGCTTTCAGAAAAAATGAGTTTGTTTCAATCTTAGGACCTTCTGGTTGTGGTAAAACAACTACATTAAATATTATCGGAGGTCTTGATAAATACACCAATGGAGATTTAATAATCTCTAATCGCTCCACCAAAGAATTTACAGATAGAGATTGGGATATTTATAGAAATCATCGAATCGGTTTTATTTTTCAATCATATAATTTAATTCCTCATCAAACTATTTTAGGCAATGTCGAACTTGCTTTAACAATATCAGGATTAAGCAAAAAAGAAAGAGTTGAAAAAGCTAAAAAAGCTTTGGATCGAGTCGGTCTTAAAGGACAATATAATAAAAAACCTAATCAGCTTTCTGGTGGACAATGTCAAAGAGTTGCTATAGCTAGAGCCTTAGTAAATGAACCAGAAATTCTATTAGCTGATGAACCAACAGGTGCTTTAGATACCGTAACTTCTATTCAAATAATGGATCTCATACAAGAAATATCAAAAGAAAAATTAGTAATTATGGTAACACATAATCCTGATTTAGCTAACAAATATTCAACAAGAATAATCCAACTTCTCGATGGAAAAGTTATCGAAGATAGCAATCCATATTCTGAAGAAGAAGAGAAAAAAGAATATCAAAATCAAACAATAAAAGAAGAAGATATAAAAAAAGAAAAAGCTAAAATGTCTTTATGGACAGCTTTTAAATTATCAGCTCAAAATCTTTTTTCAAAAAGAAAAAGAACAGCCATGGTATCTATAGCTGGTTCAATTGGTATTATAGGTGTTTCCCTAGTTTTATCTATTTCTGGAGGTGTTAAAAGTTATATATCATCTATGCAAAATGATATGCTTTCGGGAAATCCTATTCAAATTGCTGAAACAAGCTATGATTTATCAACTCTAGTATCAGCTTCTAATCAAAAACAAATAATCGATAAATTAGAAGTCGTAGACGGAAAAGTAAATGTCAATTCATTAATCGACTATCTAATGGAAATGGCTAAACTTCAAGATAACTTTTTAATCTCTAATCAAATAAATGAAAACTATATTCAATTTATAAAAGATATGCCAGAAGAATATTATGCCGCCTTATCATTTGACTATGGATTAGATCTTTCAAACAATATTTATACAACTTTTACATCAGAAGATGGAAGTGTTGAACATTTATCATTAAGTGCAATTTTAGAAACTTATGTTGCTCTTTTAGGAAATACCAGTTTTTCTAGTTTATCTTCAAGCGTCAGCGCCTATGCCCCTTCATTTGAACAAGCACCAGCCGATGACGAATATATTATGTCCCAATACGATATTCTCGAAGGTAACCTCGCTACAAATAAAGATGAAGTTATGCTAGTAGTTTCCAAAGATACTGAACTTGCCGATTTGCTTTTAGGGGGACTTGGATACTATACACAAAATGAATTTTTGAATATAGCCTACAAAGCAATTGAAGACCCTCACTACGATTCTTCACTAAATAAAAGACAATTTACATATTCAGAACTTTTAAATAAAGAATTTAAACTTTATCCAAATGATACTATTTTTACAAAAAATAATAACTCATCTACTCAAAAAGTAAATCCATTTTATTACTCTCCTTATTCCGATGGTTTTTCTTCTTATGAAGGATTAAATTTAAAAGTAACAGGAATATTAAGACCAAAAGACAATATATCCTATGGATGTTTGACTTCTGGAATCTACTATAATAGTAAACTTACAGATTATGTTAGAGAAAACGCTATTAAATCCGAAATCTGTAATTATCTCATTCAAAATAACAGCGAAGAATTTATTTCTACCAATACATCTGGTGTAGATTATGGCATCAAATATAATCTTCACTACACTTTATACGGAAAAGAAAAAACACATACCGCTTTTGTTGGATCGAGCAATTTATTATCAAGCATGATGAATCCATCATCAAACATTATTATGAAAACCCTAAGCTTACGCGACTTAGGTGGGAAAAATATTCCTTTTTCCATTTCCATATATCCGATAGATTTCAAATTAAAAGATAATGTTACAAATTACTTAAATAATTGGAATAAAGAGGGAGATATCACATTATCAACTGGTATAACATTAACAAAAAATGATAGAACAGATATCACATATACAGATACAATAGGAATAATAATTGATTTAATAAATAACATGATTAACATAATATCTTACGCCTTAATATCCTTCACCGCTTTAGCTTTAGTAGTCTCAACTGTTATGATTGGTATTATAACCTATGTTTCGGTAGTAGAAAGAATTAAAGAGATTGGTGTTATCAGATCTTTAGGTGGACGAAAAAAAGATATTTCAGCCTTATTTGTTGCAGAAACAGCAATAATTGGATTTACTTCAGGTGCCTTTGGTGTTGCTTTAACATATTTAATTTCACTAATTTTAAATATCTGTTTAAAACCAACCATCGGATTTAATATAGCAGCTCTGCCTCCTTTACAAGCACTTTTAATGATTATACTAAGTATAGTCCTTACTTTAATATCAGGAGTTCTCCCAGCAAAAAGCGCTGCAAGAAAAGATCCTGTCGTAGCTTTAAGAACAGAATAA
- a CDS encoding putative uncharacterized protein (product inferred by homology to UniProt), with product MDLKEIMNYKTYVVLGSTDNEEKYAYKIKKTLLENDCLAVGVPKDYQSIDEVPFEIDVLDFCINPKFGLELLKNSTKNIKAAVFQPGAENQDIENILKEKNIPFIKGCLLVGCSLYGKK from the coding sequence ATGGACTTAAAGGAAATAATGAATTATAAAACCTACGTTGTTCTAGGTAGTACTGACAACGAAGAAAAATATGCCTATAAAATTAAAAAAACTTTATTAGAAAATGATTGCTTGGCTGTTGGAGTTCCAAAAGATTATCAATCTATTGATGAAGTTCCCTTTGAAATTGATGTTTTAGATTTTTGCATCAATCCAAAATTTGGTTTAGAACTTTTAAAAAATTCAACTAAAAATATTAAAGCGGCCGTCTTTCAACCTGGAGCTGAAAATCAAGATATAGAAAATATCTTAAAAGAAAAAAATATACCATTTATCAAAGGATGCCTATTAGTAGGATGTTCTCTTTACGGAAAAAAATAA
- a CDS encoding unknown (no significant homology to UniProt), producing MKFSIKKAPISEEEKRDRAEFFAEDTRQYVDVEAFVKQDIYDEFIDYKCLSCIYEEELEADVVLEMFYPEFEEYPLLTCPKCGKGKFVPLDIYKAKTKK from the coding sequence ATGAAATTTTCAATCAAAAAAGCACCTATATCAGAAGAAGAAAAAAGAGATAGAGCAGAATTTTTTGCAGAAGACACTAGACAATATGTTGATGTTGAAGCTTTTGTAAAACAAGATATTTATGACGAATTTATCGACTATAAATGCCTAAGTTGTATATACGAAGAAGAGTTAGAAGCCGATGTTGTTTTAGAAATGTTTTACCCTGAATTTGAAGAATACCCTCTATTAACTTGTCCAAAATGTGGCAAAGGTAAATTTGTTCCTCTAGATATTTATAAAGCAAAAACTAAAAAATAG
- a CDS encoding putative uncharacterized protein (product inferred by homology to UniProt) translates to MACTTILVGKKATNDGSTMIARNDDGHFDCKKIIVVNPKDQPKKYKSKISHLEIELPDNPLQYTACPSVDDKMGIWAATGINSKNVGMTATETITSNPRVLGADPYVNYIEKTKTPGGIGEEDLVVLVLPYINSAREGVLRLGSLLEKYGTYEPNGIAFNDENEIWWLETIGGHHWIARRVKDDEYVVMPNQFGLDRFDFEDAFGAQKENLCSKDLKQFIEENNLNLEKNKPFSPRVAFGSHSDSDHVYNTPRAWFMGKYFNPKTFKWEGENADYTPLSDDIPWSFVPEKKITIEDVKYILSSYYQGTEYNPYSKSSSSKKGIYRPIGISRTGVMAICQIRNNVPEEIKGIEWICFGSNSFNTIIPLYTNVNKLPDYVSKVTLEVSTNNFYWSSRLIGALADANYGTSIIFIERYQNAVMSRSHQILKEFDKKYIDTKNINVLSEANNQIAKMAKEETSKTLNNVLYDASLHMKNGYSRSDN, encoded by the coding sequence ATGGCATGTACAACAATTTTAGTTGGAAAAAAAGCAACTAATGATGGATCAACAATGATTGCAAGAAACGATGATGGACATTTTGATTGTAAAAAAATTATCGTTGTTAATCCAAAAGATCAGCCCAAAAAATATAAAAGCAAAATTAGTCATCTAGAAATAGAACTTCCTGACAATCCCTTACAATATACTGCTTGTCCTAGTGTTGATGATAAAATGGGAATTTGGGCTGCTACTGGTATCAATTCTAAAAACGTAGGAATGACAGCAACAGAAACTATAACTTCAAACCCTAGAGTTTTAGGAGCAGATCCATATGTTAATTATATTGAAAAAACTAAAACTCCTGGAGGTATAGGTGAGGAAGATTTAGTCGTCTTAGTTTTACCTTATATAAATTCAGCTAGAGAAGGTGTATTACGACTTGGTTCTCTTTTAGAAAAATATGGAACATATGAACCAAATGGAATCGCCTTTAATGATGAAAATGAAATTTGGTGGTTAGAAACAATAGGTGGTCATCATTGGATTGCTAGAAGAGTAAAAGATGATGAGTATGTCGTTATGCCAAATCAATTTGGTCTCGACAGATTCGACTTCGAAGATGCTTTTGGTGCACAAAAAGAAAATTTATGCTCCAAAGATTTAAAGCAATTCATCGAAGAGAACAATTTGAATTTAGAAAAAAATAAACCTTTTTCCCCGAGAGTGGCATTTGGAAGCCATTCAGATTCAGATCATGTCTACAATACGCCTAGAGCTTGGTTCATGGGAAAATATTTCAACCCTAAAACATTTAAATGGGAAGGAGAAAATGCTGATTATACCCCATTAAGCGATGACATTCCTTGGAGTTTCGTTCCAGAGAAAAAAATAACAATTGAAGATGTTAAATATATATTATCTTCATATTATCAAGGAACAGAATATAATCCATATTCAAAAAGTTCTAGTTCCAAAAAAGGAATTTATCGTCCAATAGGAATAAGTAGAACTGGAGTTATGGCGATATGTCAAATAAGAAATAATGTTCCAGAAGAAATTAAAGGTATAGAATGGATTTGTTTCGGATCAAATTCATTTAATACAATTATTCCACTTTATACCAATGTTAATAAACTTCCAGATTACGTAAGCAAAGTTACATTAGAAGTATCAACCAATAATTTCTACTGGTCCAGCCGTTTAATTGGTGCCTTAGCAGATGCAAATTATGGTACAAGCATTATATTCATTGAAAGATATCAAAATGCTGTAATGAGTAGAAGCCATCAAATATTAAAAGAATTTGATAAAAAATACATTGATACAAAAAATATTAATGTCTTATCTGAAGCTAATAACCAAATAGCTAAAATGGCCAAAGAAGAAACCAGCAAAACATTAAATAATGTCCTTTATGATGCCAGTCTCCATATGAAAAATGGATACTCAAGATCAGACAACTAA
- a CDS encoding sCP-like protein (product inferred by homology to UniProt), with protein MFEISFEDTIFEDKNHEELVISGYESTCEKEGLTDGIICKNCSIVLVEQKIIPKKDHVYSEWIIDEYTTYVSNGRRHKECRNSYKILISEEIPKNNSYTSSSSYLISSSSVSSSFISSSKNPTISSSYISSSSNDFSSSSISLSMLSNSKSSNSSITSNSGNANINVISIIVIIVCDTYNSIYYIVLLTFLKYL; from the coding sequence ATGTTCGAAATTTCTTTTGAAGATACTATTTTTGAAGATAAAAATCATGAAGAACTTGTGATTTCTGGTTATGAGTCGACATGTGAGAAAGAAGGATTGACTGATGGCATAATTTGTAAAAATTGTTCGATAGTTTTAGTAGAACAAAAAATAATTCCTAAAAAAGATCATGTTTATAGTGAATGGATTATCGATGAATATACAACTTATGTATCTAATGGAAGGCGACATAAAGAGTGCAGGAATAGCTATAAAATACTGATTTCAGAAGAAATTCCTAAAAATAATAGTTATACATCTTCATCTTCTTATTTGATATCTTCTTCAAGTGTTTCAAGTTCTTTTATCAGCAGTTCGAAAAATCCCACAATAAGTAGTTCTTATATCTCTAGTTCTTCTAATGATTTTTCTTCCTCTTCTATTTCTTTATCGATGTTATCAAATTCTAAAAGTAGTAATTCATCTATAACTAGCAATAGTGGAAATGCAAATATCAATGTTATATCTATAATTGTAATTATTGTGTGTGATACTTATAATAGTATTTATTATATAGTTTTGTTGACGTTCTTGAAATATTTATAA
- a CDS encoding protein tyrosine phosphatase (product inferred by homology to UniProt) has product MIKVLFVCLGNICRSPMAQFIFQDKVKKMGIENKFYIDSKATSYEEFGNPPHNGTIKILERYNIEVLPHKSDVIKKSDYSKFDFIIGMDKSNYFDILDIVGEDTDKKVFLLLDFIGCRKDISDPWYTHNFQKTYDDINKGIDGFLNYLKKNKLVV; this is encoded by the coding sequence ATGATCAAAGTATTATTTGTTTGCTTAGGAAATATTTGTCGAAGTCCAATGGCTCAGTTTATTTTCCAGGACAAAGTGAAAAAAATGGGTATAGAAAATAAGTTTTATATTGACTCTAAAGCAACTAGTTATGAAGAATTTGGAAATCCTCCTCATAATGGAACGATTAAAATATTAGAAAGATATAACATAGAAGTATTACCACATAAATCTGATGTTATAAAAAAATCTGATTATAGTAAATTTGATTTTATTATAGGAATGGATAAATCTAATTATTTTGATATATTAGATATAGTTGGAGAAGATACCGATAAAAAAGTTTTTCTACTTTTAGATTTTATTGGATGTAGAAAGGATATCAGTGATCCTTGGTATACTCATAATTTTCAAAAAACTTATGATGATATTAATAAAGGAATAGATGGATTTTTAAATTATTTAAAGAAAAATAAATTAGTTGTCTGA
- a CDS encoding dNA alkylation repair enzyme (product inferred by homology to UniProt), translated as MLEWSKDEDFWVRRIAIDHQLCRKEKPNTKLLEAILVNNFGSNKFFIDKAIGWSLRDYSKTNPELIIEFVEKCKDKMDKLSIKEARKYIELAIQIIV; from the coding sequence ATGCTAGAATGGTCAAAAGATGAAGATTTCTGGGTAAGAAGAATAGCAATAGACCATCAATTATGTAGAAAAGAGAAACCTAATACAAAATTATTGGAAGCAATATTAGTTAATAATTTTGGTAGTAATAAATTTTTTATAGATAAGGCAATCGGTTGGAGCTTACGAGATTATTCAAAAACAAATCCTGAATTGATTATAGAGTTTGTTGAAAAATGCAAAGATAAAATGGACAAATTAAGTATTAAAGAGGCTAGAAAATATATAGAATTAGCAATACAAATTATCGTTTGA
- a CDS encoding transcriptional regulator TetR family (product inferred by homology to UniProt), protein MDRREEKTIETIYQAFTNLINTKDFDDITIQNILYEAKIGRSTFYCHFKTKNDLLLKISQDIFEHVFSHSLQEEKSHDFSKENIFDYKHYLTHIFYHIKDKKELIAGILSSKGNSLFINEFRNNLKVLANSYFNNYPYPTNSFIPLELKKNIAIDNFIVILKFWVDNHFEETTEVLTEYFTNLFIK, encoded by the coding sequence ATGGATAGAAGAGAAGAAAAAACAATAGAAACAATATATCAAGCATTTACAAATTTAATAAATACTAAAGACTTTGATGACATCACAATACAAAATATATTATATGAAGCAAAAATTGGACGTTCTACTTTTTATTGTCATTTTAAAACTAAAAATGATTTATTATTAAAAATAAGTCAAGATATCTTCGAACATGTATTTTCTCATTCGCTTCAAGAAGAAAAAAGTCATGATTTTTCCAAAGAGAATATTTTTGATTATAAACATTATTTAACGCATATTTTCTACCATATAAAAGACAAAAAAGAACTCATTGCAGGAATATTATCTTCAAAAGGAAACTCTTTATTTATCAATGAATTTCGCAACAATTTAAAAGTTTTAGCCAATTCATATTTCAACAATTATCCTTATCCTACAAATAGTTTTATTCCTTTAGAATTAAAAAAGAATATTGCCATCGATAATTTCATTGTCATTTTGAAATTCTGGGTAGATAATCATTTCGAAGAAACAACTGAAGTATTAACAGAATACTTCACAAATTTATTTATAAAATAA
- a CDS encoding putative transcriptional regulator (product inferred by homology to UniProt) yields MLTMLTNSSIAMRNKLIKLLKDISEYKPQEKMLSCHQGYEAILLIISNEEGLCASQISKKINISRARLSKIVNRLKKDNLILFFQDEKNNRINRIYLTEKGKKKSSELLMNIDKEFEELINYMGKENIEDFISKIETINCFIKEKKC; encoded by the coding sequence ATGTTAACCATGTTAACAAATAGTTCTATTGCTATGAGAAACAAACTCATAAAATTATTAAAAGATATCTCCGAATATAAACCTCAAGAAAAAATGCTTTCTTGCCACCAAGGTTATGAAGCAATTCTTTTAATAATTTCCAATGAAGAAGGGCTATGTGCTAGTCAAATAAGTAAAAAAATTAATATTTCCCGAGCACGTCTTTCCAAAATAGTCAATCGATTGAAAAAAGATAATTTGATATTATTTTTTCAAGATGAGAAAAATAATCGAATAAATAGAATATATTTAACAGAAAAAGGAAAGAAAAAATCATCTGAATTGCTGATGAACATAGATAAAGAATTTGAAGAACTAATCAACTATATGGGAAAAGAAAATATAGAAGATTTTATATCAAAAATTGAAACAATAAATTGCTTTATAAAGGAGAAAAAATGTTAA